In the genome of Montipora foliosa isolate CH-2021 chromosome 3, ASM3666993v2, whole genome shotgun sequence, one region contains:
- the LOC137996537 gene encoding profilin-4-like, which translates to MNQLQSLLHDSLIATGHIQNCAIIRRKDTSLRACTAGFSPSLDNIHALVHSFTNSSQARREGLKFQDTVYEVVRADRFSVYGKKYNSGIIVVRTATLLLVATYTPEMSPSICVEAVEKLADYFREKGK; encoded by the exons atgaatCAACTTCAAAGCCTTCTGCATGACTCACTGATAGCGACAGGTCACATCCAGAATTGCGCCATAATTCGTCGCAAGGACACATCTCTTCGAGCTTGTACTGCTGGATTTTCG CCCTCTTTAGACAATATCCATGCTTTGGTGCACTCCTTTACAAACAGTTCACAAGCCAGACGAGAAGGTTTGAAGTTTCAAGATACAGTTTATGAAGTTGTGAGGGCTGACAGATTCTCTGTCTATGGAAAGAAA TATAACAGTGGAATCATTGTAGTGCGGACTGCTACTTTACTGTTAGTGGCCACTTATACTCCTGAAATGAGTCCAAGCATTTGTGTTGAGGCTGTCGAGAAGTTAG CTGACTATTTCAGGGAGAAGGGAAAGTGA